In Cupriavidus taiwanensis, the following are encoded in one genomic region:
- the hisD gene encoding histidinol dehydrogenase — protein sequence MNPTDMESLPIRRLDSSEPGFAEALRQVLAFEAGEDEAIDRAAAQILADVKSRGDAAVLEYTRRFDRVEAASMGALEISQQQLEAALEDLEPKRRAALEAAAARVRAYHEKQKIECGSHSWEYTEADGTMLGQKVTPLDRVGIYVPGGKAAYPSSVLMNAIPARVAGVKEIIMVVPTPGGVRNELVLAAAQIAGVDRVFTIGGAQAVGALAYGTATLPQVDKIVGPGNAYVAAAKRRVFGTVGIDMIAGPSEILVICDGTTDPDWVAMDLFSQAEHDELAQSILLCPDSDYIARVDASIQRQLGTMPRRDVIAASISGRGALIKVRDMEEACEIANAIAPEHLEISAENPRQWSEKIRHAGAIFLGRYTSESLGDYCAGPNHVLPTSRTARFSSPLGVYDFQKRSSLIEVSEGGAQMLGQIAAELAYGEGLQAHARSAEYRFKRS from the coding sequence ATGAACCCAACCGATATGGAAAGCCTGCCGATCCGCCGGCTCGATTCCAGCGAACCGGGCTTTGCCGAGGCACTGCGCCAGGTGCTGGCCTTCGAGGCCGGCGAGGACGAGGCCATCGATCGCGCCGCCGCGCAGATCCTGGCCGACGTGAAGTCGCGCGGCGATGCCGCGGTGCTGGAATACACCCGCCGCTTCGACCGCGTCGAAGCGGCGTCGATGGGCGCGCTCGAGATATCGCAGCAGCAGCTGGAGGCCGCGCTCGAAGACCTCGAGCCCAAGCGCCGCGCCGCGCTGGAGGCCGCCGCCGCGCGCGTGCGCGCCTACCACGAGAAGCAGAAGATCGAGTGCGGCAGCCACAGCTGGGAATACACCGAGGCCGACGGCACCATGCTGGGCCAGAAGGTGACGCCGCTGGACCGCGTCGGCATCTACGTGCCGGGCGGCAAGGCCGCGTATCCGTCGTCGGTGCTGATGAACGCGATTCCCGCGCGCGTGGCGGGCGTCAAGGAAATCATCATGGTCGTGCCCACGCCCGGCGGCGTGCGCAATGAACTGGTGCTGGCCGCGGCGCAGATCGCCGGCGTCGATCGCGTGTTCACCATCGGCGGCGCGCAGGCAGTTGGTGCGCTCGCCTACGGCACCGCGACGCTGCCGCAGGTCGACAAGATCGTCGGCCCGGGCAACGCCTATGTCGCCGCGGCCAAGCGGCGCGTGTTCGGCACCGTTGGCATCGACATGATCGCCGGCCCCTCCGAGATCCTGGTGATCTGCGACGGCACCACCGACCCCGACTGGGTGGCGATGGACCTGTTCTCGCAGGCCGAGCACGACGAACTGGCGCAGTCGATCCTGCTGTGCCCGGACTCGGACTATATCGCCCGCGTCGACGCCAGCATCCAGCGCCAGCTCGGCACCATGCCGCGCCGCGACGTGATCGCCGCGTCGATCTCCGGCCGCGGTGCGCTGATCAAGGTGCGCGACATGGAAGAAGCGTGCGAGATCGCCAACGCGATCGCGCCGGAGCACCTCGAGATCTCCGCCGAGAACCCGCGCCAGTGGAGCGAGAAGATCCGCCACGCCGGCGCCATCTTCCTGGGCCGCTATACCAGCGAGTCGCTGGGCGACTACTGCGCCGGCCCCAACCACGTGCTGCCGACCTCGCGCACCGCGCGCTTCTCGTCGCCGCTGGGCGTCTATGACTTCCAGA
- the hisG gene encoding ATP phosphoribosyltransferase: MSPAFNASPNQLTLALSKGRIFTETLPLLEAAGIRVTEDPETSRKLILPTSDPAVRVVIVRASDVPTYVQYGAADFGVAGKDVLMENGMAGLYAPIDLNIARCRMSVAVPAGFDYANAVRQGARLAVATKYVQTAREHFAKKGVHVDLIKLYGSMELGPLVGLSDAIVDLVSTGSTLRANNLVEVEEIVQISSRLVVNQAALKLKRERLAPILDAFERASAALA, from the coding sequence ATGAGCCCCGCTTTCAATGCATCGCCCAACCAGCTGACGCTGGCGCTGTCCAAGGGCCGCATCTTCACCGAGACGCTGCCGCTGCTGGAAGCCGCCGGCATCCGCGTCACCGAGGACCCCGAGACCTCGCGCAAGCTGATCCTGCCGACCTCCGACCCGGCGGTGCGCGTGGTGATCGTGCGCGCGTCGGACGTGCCGACCTACGTGCAGTACGGCGCGGCCGACTTCGGCGTGGCCGGCAAGGACGTGCTGATGGAAAACGGCATGGCCGGGCTGTACGCGCCGATCGACCTGAACATCGCGCGCTGCCGCATGTCGGTGGCGGTGCCGGCCGGGTTTGACTACGCCAATGCCGTGCGCCAGGGCGCGCGCCTGGCCGTGGCCACCAAGTACGTGCAGACCGCGCGCGAGCATTTTGCGAAAAAGGGCGTTCACGTCGACCTGATCAAGCTGTACGGTTCGATGGAGCTGGGCCCGCTGGTGGGACTGTCCGACGCCATCGTCGACCTGGTCAGCACCGGCAGCACGCTGCGCGCCAACAATCTTGTGGAAGTGGAAGAGATCGTGCAGATCTCGTCGCGGCTGGTGGTGAACCAGGCCGCGCTCAAACTCAAGCGCGAGCGGCTGGCACCGATCCTCGACGCCTTCGAACGCGCTTCAGCGGCGCTGGCCTGA
- the murA gene encoding UDP-N-acetylglucosamine 1-carboxyvinyltransferase: MDKFQIHGNGPLKGEIRVSGAKNAALPILCAGLLTADTVALDNVPNLQDVRTTLKLLRLMGMQAEFDGARVTLNGADVNVLEAPYELVKTMRASILVLGPLVARFGEARVSLPGGCGIGARPVDQHIKGLQAMGAEITIEHGFIHARAKRLKGARVVTDMITVTGTENLLMAATLAEGETVLENAAREPEVTDLAHLLVKMGAKIDGIGTDRLVVHGVERLHGASHSVIADRIEAGTFLCAAAATLGDLVLRGVQPEILDTVLDKLREAGARLETGADWIRLAMPHRAKAVSFRTSEYPAFPTDMQAQFMALNAVAEGTARVTETIFENRFMHVQELNRLGADITVEGNTAVVNGVPRLSGANVMATDLRASASLVIAGLVADGETVIDRIYHLDRGYDRMEDKLSAVGAKIRRIA, encoded by the coding sequence ATGGACAAATTCCAGATTCACGGCAACGGCCCGCTCAAGGGTGAAATCCGCGTATCGGGCGCCAAGAACGCCGCCCTGCCGATCCTGTGCGCGGGCCTGCTGACGGCCGACACCGTCGCGCTGGACAACGTGCCGAACCTGCAGGACGTGCGCACCACGCTCAAGCTGCTGCGCCTGATGGGCATGCAGGCGGAATTCGACGGCGCGCGCGTGACCCTGAACGGCGCCGACGTCAATGTGCTCGAGGCCCCGTACGAGCTGGTCAAGACCATGCGCGCCTCGATCCTGGTGCTGGGCCCGCTGGTGGCGCGCTTCGGCGAGGCCCGCGTGTCGCTGCCGGGCGGCTGCGGCATCGGCGCGCGCCCGGTCGACCAGCACATCAAGGGCCTGCAGGCGATGGGCGCCGAGATCACCATCGAGCACGGCTTTATCCATGCCCGCGCCAAACGCCTGAAGGGCGCGCGCGTGGTCACCGACATGATCACCGTGACCGGCACCGAGAACCTGCTGATGGCCGCCACGCTGGCCGAAGGCGAGACCGTGCTGGAAAACGCCGCGCGCGAGCCCGAGGTGACCGACCTGGCCCACCTGCTGGTCAAGATGGGCGCGAAGATCGACGGCATCGGCACCGACCGCCTGGTGGTGCATGGCGTCGAGCGCCTGCATGGCGCCAGCCACAGCGTCATCGCCGACCGCATCGAGGCCGGCACCTTCCTGTGCGCGGCGGCCGCGACGCTGGGCGACCTGGTGCTGCGCGGCGTGCAGCCCGAGATCCTCGACACCGTGCTCGACAAGCTGCGCGAAGCCGGCGCAAGGCTCGAGACCGGCGCCGACTGGATCCGCCTGGCGATGCCGCACCGCGCCAAGGCCGTGAGCTTCCGCACCTCGGAATACCCGGCGTTCCCGACCGACATGCAGGCCCAGTTCATGGCGCTGAACGCGGTGGCCGAAGGCACCGCGCGCGTGACCGAGACCATCTTCGAAAACCGCTTCATGCACGTGCAGGAGCTGAACCGCCTGGGCGCCGACATCACCGTCGAAGGCAATACCGCGGTGGTCAACGGCGTGCCGCGCCTGTCCGGCGCCAACGTGATGGCGACCGACCTGCGCGCCTCGGCCAGCCTGGTGATCGCCGGCCTGGTCGCCGACGGCGAGACCGTGATCGACCGCATCTACCACCTGGACCGCGGCTACGACCGCATGGAAGACAAGCTGTCGGCAGTGGGCGCGAAGATCCGCCGCATTGCCTGA
- a CDS encoding BolA family protein, with the protein MLPTPEQVRDYIAQGLPCEHLQVEGDGQHFFATIVSNEFEGKRLIQRHQRVYAALGDRMRAEIHALSMKTLTPAEWQAGEGK; encoded by the coding sequence ATGCTGCCTACACCGGAACAAGTCAGGGACTACATTGCCCAGGGACTGCCCTGCGAACATCTGCAGGTCGAGGGCGATGGCCAGCATTTCTTTGCCACCATCGTCAGCAACGAATTCGAAGGCAAGCGCCTGATCCAGCGCCACCAGCGTGTCTACGCGGCGCTGGGCGACCGCATGCGCGCCGAGATCCACGCGCTGTCGATGAAGACCCTGACCCCGGCGGAGTGGCAGGCGGGCGAAGGCAAGTAA